CCGAAGTGATCGACCTGCGTTAAAATATAAGCGATAAAATAAGTTTCTAGTATCTATTCAATTAACATAAAAACTATGAGCGATTCAATAAATGAAAAGGTTCGTTGCCTGATTATAGGTTCCGGTCCTGCTGGATATACAGCAGCTATCTATGCATCACGTGCTAATCTGTCTCCCGTCTTATACGAAGGCATTCAACCGGGCGGCCAGTTGACAACAACTACGGAAGTAGAAAATTTCCCGGGATATCCTGAAGGTATCACTGGTCCGGAGTTAATGGAAGACCTGAAACAGCAGGCTCTGCGTTTCGGTGCCGATATCCGTTTCGGTATTGCTACGGCGACTGATCTTTCCGCAGCTCCTTACAAAATAACGATCGACGGTGAGAAGGTGATCGAAACAGAAACATTGATCATCGCCACTGGTGCAACCGCCAAATACCTGGGTATTCCCGACGAACATAAATATGCCGGAATGGGTGTTTCTGCCTGTGCGACCTGCGACGGTTTCTTCTATCGTAAGAAAGTGGTAGCAGTAGTCGGCGGCGGCGATACGGCTTGTGAAGAAGCTATTTACCTGGCTGGATTGGCTAAACAGGTCTATCTGATCGTGCGTAAATCGTATCTGCGTGCTTCGAAAGTGATGCAGGAACGTGTGTTCAATACGCCGAATATTATGGTGCTGTTCGAACATAATACAATCGGCCTGTTTGGTGAAAACGGTGTGGAAGGTGCCCACCTGGTAAAACGTATGGGTGAACCGGACGAAGAAAAAGTGGATATCGCTATCGACGGCTTTTTCCTGGCTATCGGACACAAACCGAACTCTGATATATTCAAACCGTGGCTGGAAACGGATGAAATCGGTTATATCAAAACAATTCCCGACACACCGCGTACAAAAGTTCCCGGAGTCTTTGCTGCCGGTGATGTGGCAGATCCGCACTATCGTCAGGCGATTACCGCAGCAGGCAGTGGTTGTAAGGCAGCCATTGAAGCTGAACGTTACCTGTCAGAAGTAGGAAAATAAGGTCTGCTATTTAAGCTAATTAGCAGAAAAATAATAGGTAATACATCTATGTATCATGCATAGATGTATTATTTTTGTCCCCCAAATAATATCGTAGAGGGAGTGGTATGAAGAAAGTTTTGTTGTTATTACCTGTATTTTTATTGATAATAGGAGCTGTCCGTGCAGTAGAATCTCCGAAACATGAGATACGTGCGGTTTGGCTGACTACCGTTTATGGACTGGACTGGCCCAAAAGACCGGCGACAACCGAAGCCGGCAGGAAAGCCCAGCAACAGGAATTATGTACTATCCTGGACCGGCTCGCCGATGCGAATTTCAATGCTGTCTTTTTGCAGGTCCGCCTGCGGGGGGACGTTATTTACCGTTCGGCTATTGAACCGGCTTCGAAAACATTCTCAGGTAAATACGGCACAATGCCCGGATACGATCCGCTGGCTTTTGCGATAGAAGAATGTCACAAGCGTGGAATGGAGTGTCATGCCTGGTTTGTCACATTTCCTGTCGGTACGGACAAAGCGGTCAAGGAACAGGGAAAACTTTCCGTTGTGAAACG
This is a stretch of genomic DNA from Parabacteroides chongii. It encodes these proteins:
- the trxB gene encoding thioredoxin-disulfide reductase, with product MSDSINEKVRCLIIGSGPAGYTAAIYASRANLSPVLYEGIQPGGQLTTTTEVENFPGYPEGITGPELMEDLKQQALRFGADIRFGIATATDLSAAPYKITIDGEKVIETETLIIATGATAKYLGIPDEHKYAGMGVSACATCDGFFYRKKVVAVVGGGDTACEEAIYLAGLAKQVYLIVRKSYLRASKVMQERVFNTPNIMVLFEHNTIGLFGENGVEGAHLVKRMGEPDEEKVDIAIDGFFLAIGHKPNSDIFKPWLETDEIGYIKTIPDTPRTKVPGVFAAGDVADPHYRQAITAAGSGCKAAIEAERYLSEVGK